The Tissierellales bacterium region AGTATTTTATAGTCAAGTAGCACTAATCCAATCATAGTAGCAATTCCTAATATCATGGAAAAAGTTTGAACCTTAACGAAACGTGAGTCTTCATAACTTGCCGTAGCACTTAATATCATTAAGATTCCGAATATGGCTAAAAAGATGACTGTAATAAATAGAATCCAATCGAACTTTTTAAAAATATTTTTTTTAAATGCAAACATAGAATTTCCCCTTTTTGTAATAACACAAATTTTATCATACAAGATAAATTATATCATAAATTAATAAAGATGAAATAGTTAGTTTATATTAGTATATGGTATTATATAATAGAAAGCATAATTAGAAAGGATGATTATATGTATATAGGTTCACATTTAACTATATCTAAAGGATATATAAAAGCAGCTGAATTAGCAGTAAGTATAAATGCTAATGTGTTCCAATTTTTCACGAGGAATCCCAGGGGTTCTGCTAGTAAAGACTTAGATATAGATGATGTAAAGGGAATGGAAGAAATACTAAAAGAAAATAATTTTGGGTCTTTATTAGCTCATGCACCATATATTTTAAATTTAGCATCTTATAAAAATAGAATTTATGGGATGGGAAAAGCAATTATGAAGGAGGATTATGAAAGGTTAGATAGGATACCTTCTTGTCATTATTTTAATTTTCATCCAGGAAATCATGTAGGAAAAGGTGTAGAATATGGAATAGAAAGAATTGCAGATGCTTTAAATGAGATTATTACAGGAAACGAAAATACTATGATACTTTTAGAAACAATGTCTGGTCGTGGAACAGAGATAGGGCACAAATTTGAAGAAATAGGCACAATAATCGAGAAGGTAAAATATAAAGAATTGCTTGGAGTCTGTCTTGATACTTGTCACATTTATTCTGCTGGTTATGATATTGTTAATGATTTAGATGGAGTATTAGAGGAATTTGATAAACATATTGGTATAGAAAAACTTAAAGCGATCCATTTAAATGATAGTATGGAAGAATTTAATAGCAGAAAAGATAGACATGAAAAAATTGGGGAAG contains the following coding sequences:
- a CDS encoding deoxyribonuclease IV codes for the protein MYIGSHLTISKGYIKAAELAVSINANVFQFFTRNPRGSASKDLDIDDVKGMEEILKENNFGSLLAHAPYILNLASYKNRIYGMGKAIMKEDYERLDRIPSCHYFNFHPGNHVGKGVEYGIERIADALNEIITGNENTMILLETMSGRGTEIGHKFEEIGTIIEKVKYKELLGVCLDTCHIYSAGYDIVNDLDGVLEEFDKHIGIEKLKAIHLNDSMEEFNSRKDRHEKIGEGTIGLEAIKNIINHPQLKNLPFYLETPNELEGYKEEIELLEKLKD